The genomic window ATCAGTCTAAGAATAACAATCAATTATTCTAAAATTAGTCTGTAACAAACCTCTCCTAAAGCGCAACTAAATCATCAATTAATCTAATCACCATCTCATCTCTTCACTATATTCCCCGGTCTAGTCATCATGGGAGAATCCGCTATGTTATCTTTATACTATAAAAGGCACCAAGATCTTCAAATCAGCTGTATTTATATAcgtaatatataatattatctgTGTGTGATCGTCCTCCGATGGAAACAATTTCTAATAAGAATTTAATTCCTTTTATGGGATtaatttcagcttttttttttttttttttttttttacacgtttgtgtgctttgtttttctttatcttAGATATTCACTAACTTATTAAGGATGTGTGAGGAGAATAAGACACAGATCACTCAGATACGGCTCCTTGGATTCCAGAGTCTCCACAAATAAAGACCTGTTCTATTCATTGTGTTCCTCCTGACTTACCTCTTTATACTGGTCGGGAACCTTCTTATTATCCTGTTAGTGACCATTATTGATCACCTCAAAACCCCAATGTTTCTATTCCTCAAACACTTATCCATAGCCGACGTCTCACTAACCACCATCGTTGTCCCTATGATGTTGGACATAATATTTGCTGAGGAGGGTGTTTTGCTCTTTTGGGGTTGTTTATTACAATTgtatttattttgtatatttggATTTGTTCAATGTCTCATCATTGCCGTCATGTCCTATGATCGATATTTAGCCATTTGTCTTCCGTTACGTTATTCTTCATTGATGAATCCAGAGATTTGCCTCCAGCTTGTTATAGGATCATGGATTTTAATGGGTATGATACTAGTATGTGACATCATTGTTCTTCTCCAATTTAAATTCTGTGGCTTGAATTCCATTGACCACTTCTTATGTGACTTTGGTCCCATATTGGAATTGGTCACTTCAGACACTTCCATTCTGATAATGCAAGACTTTGTTATTTCCATCCTTGTCATATTTTTCCCATTTGTTTTTATCATAATGAcctatatttctatttttttctccaTCTTAAAAATGTCTTCAACTTTCAATAGGAGAAAAGCCTTCTCTACGTGTAGTTCCCACCTgatcacagtgtgtatgtattatgGGACACTAATGACAGTTTACATGGCTCCATCTGATCAGAGCTCATCCTATATCAATAAATACAGATCCCTATTGTACGTAGTAGTGACCCCACTGATGAATCCCATCATCTACAGCCTGAGGAGCCATGAGATCAAGAGAGGTATGCAAAAAATCATTAGCCTTATCCTTCAAAATGCATAGGCATGACGAGACATACAAAGGAACACTACTACTGTAAGTAAAAATGTCATTACAAATCCCCTTTTCATGAAGTATTGCATACCTAACTAGTGAATGTACTAAAACTATGACAGTAAATAGCcattaaagatgagcgagtagtgaaatattcgacttttgagaatttgaatcgaataggcaccaatattcgactattcgaacgagtattcgatcccattattgtctatgggaaaaaaatttgcggcacttggaaatcaaaattctaccacttggaggtcaccaagtcccccataaaacctccctaaacgatgccaacacctccgaatgacactgggacattagggggagcatgcttgggtgcacccaacaccacaaaatcgcagtataatgccactctctgcagctgcgaaggaaaaatatttgtgaacgctttacgaacatttatggcaatgttcacacctttcgtttgtatttcttgcgcagtgttacatacatgattccaatgtgtgtctgcagagtgtcatgttattcgcacgtatcacgcgtaatgctgtacgaacgttactagaacagtatgtatgacgtgcctttttctgggatactggaacagtatatatcacgtgcccttagtgggctaaaccagggacactataagtcacttgtacacacagggtattgGAATGAaaacacctgctgatgctgcttttatatcatctatttcttagcactgagaagtgctctggattcagagatgactttttcgctggatcttagccctgaaaaggacttttgggttctgtagtaatcctgcctaaccaaaactgaaacctctctctccctgctgcaagatctctccctaactaggttgaaagctcatctgcggtcgagaggcgggagccaaatacttaagattcgaggtcatgtggttcagccatccaatgagggtagacgccgtttttgcgctgcgtgtgtactcccagggtccctcacggcctacctgcatggtcattggattaaaaaaaagtgccaactgcAATGGAAGGGCTTTCCAATGTTTCCCGtgtattcgccacactactcgcTTGAATTTGAATattttgaataccgcaatattcgatcgaataactACTCGAtcaatcgtattcgctcatctctaatagccacCTGTTTAAGTGTTATTAGGGACAGAGGTTTGGTACACACATATTTTACACAGAGTCACACAACTTTGGGCAATAGTTTGGAGAAGGATTTTTCCTGTTCCAGCATGACTTCAGATAATAAACGTTTAGCAAGCTCCATAAAAACAAGTGATGATGAGTTTGGTGGGGGGACTGAGCTCTGGTGAAGTTAGATTGTGAGCTCAGCCTCGTTCCCAACAATAGCACCTGACCTCATAAAGTTTGAATAAAAGACAGACACACTAAAAATCATCTTTCTAAAAGAGTAGAAGGTGTAATAGCCACAAAAGATGGGCAACACCCACGGATGACCCAGGAGGCTTACACAGGTTTGATGGTTAGGAATCCAACACAATCCAACACAATCCAACACAAAAATAATAGACCTCAATGGTTTAAGGGAAAGAGCTTCCTCAATGTCCATTCAAAGCTTATCGTCAGCTATTTGGATACCCTTTCTAATTATTATTTGTTATAATGGTTTTCCGTGGTTTTTAAACCCAGCTCCCTAAAGACAAAGCTTAAGGACTTTGGTATGCCTATCTAACACCTTTGGGATGAATTGAAACTAAGCCTGAACATCTTTCCCAATATTAGTGTTTGATGTTAGCCCCAATCCAACACCTTTCGGATGCCCTGGAAGTCTGAGCAAGCCTAAGCCTGTGAGTTATCCTAACATCAGTGCCTGACCTTACAAGTGTAAAGGCAAATGCCCCAAGACATATCCCTGCCTCTAAAGGAGTAAAAGCTATTGGCCACAAAGAGGGTCAACTTCACATTAACACCCATGGTTTCGGAACTGGACATTCAACAAGCTCATATAGGTCAGTCCGTAAACCatgtatgcaaaaatactgcggaaacaccatcacatgtttcttaaTGTCAGTGAGCTAGCTAAACCTGCTACcagaaaggaacaaccaagccatcgggagtctccagtcaaggaactcaccttccaacaagccacagtcaaaaaTGAGAGAACTTGGGAAaaacccaagcaaggtatccatccacagacagctgtctcAGGGTacttgccccttatcagtgtggattAGTATTCTGGTTAGtaggagcaaagcctagtaagtgtgCACACCAGTCTTACAAAATAATAGATCTCTGGCATAAGTTCTGCCAATATCTGAACATAGTAAATCTAGTAGACCTTAGAAAGCCATGTCTCAGCCAAGATGGTGAAATCAAATAAATTATTCTTAATTATAACATTTTATTAAGCAGTGCTAGAACAGGGTAGAGAGTAGAGAGAGTCTCTCTACACATTTAGGTCTGTGTGAATGAGGTCACAGAATTTGAAATATAAGGTCGGTTGGTGTTCATTCTTTCAATGTTGCTACCTACTCTATGTCTACACCAGGGGCAGAGCTaggattcacccccccccccccctcccgacacacacacacacacacacacacacacacacacacacacgcttatACACAACCTGGAGTGGTGCAGTCCCCTAGTGCTCCATCTTTCAGAATTGAAACACATGAATGATGTCActgtgtcagggagctgtgaCAGAGAATGACAGAGAGAGACTGTCAGGGCAATAAGCCAATGACTTCTTGCTCTGTCACTCAGGGCACATTAAACTGTGAGCATTTTTCATGAACACTCACAATTAGAATGCCAGATGCCATTGTGGGCCTGTAGACCCCCTTAGTGCATGAGCCCCATATCAATGGTGTGGGCTTCCTTCatgatagctatgccactggtctATAGAAAGGAGGCGCCAACACCTACTGAATGTTTTCACAAGGGAACACCTATATCTACCTACTTGAGGGGGGGTTATTTATATCTACATACTGGGGGTCTCTTTGCATTGAGGGAACAATATAACTAGAAATGAGTGcgtcgctcatctaaacaaagtgaaGCACTTTGATCAATGTCCAATATGACATCCTTGTGGGGGAGTGGTGGACTGATTCATCTGACTTGACTGCCTTTCTTTTTCTGGGCAGTGGTGATAAGGGACATGGTAGCAAATCCTCCTGCTCTACGGCCACCCCATAAAGACTTGTCGATGCCAGGGCCCCTCATCTTCCTCAGGCCATCCACAAAACACCAGTGGAGCCAGGGCTCCTCAGGCCACCACGTAAAGGCTTGTGCACAGCTAGATCCCGGTAAGTACGTCACTCACAATTGCACCTGACGCCATTCTTTTCTCTAAACTGGTTTCACTTTCATGCAGGGACCGAAACACAGAAGTAGAGGCACAGTTCCACAGGGAGTAAACAAAGGGATGTAGATGCAGATCTAATGGTGTTTAGAAGGCCTTTCTGGCACTGGTTTTGATGTATATTTgcatgtatatgtctgtgtgtgtgtgtgtgggggggggacatgCAGAAACACTTGAAACAGATGCTTTACCTATACAAAGTGCCACGGCTGCGACGTCGGCCAGCTGCTTCCACTACACTGTTTCCCCACTATGTTTTGGTAGCGGGTGCCGGAGCCCAcaggctggtggtgctgctgctgctttggCCCGACTGAGCGCCTTACCTCCCCATGTTCTGTTTCCTGTTGTCCCGGTCAGCATGTGTGTCCCTGCCTTCTAGAGTGCACGCGCGCtgactgtcacagatttaaaggggcagtgagccCCTGATTGGTTAGTACACCGATCACCTGTCCTTATAAATAAAGCACCTGTCCTgccattccctgttggagcctcacGGCTCTTGGCCACTGCTTCCACTCCGCTGTTTTCCCACTGTGTTCTGGTAGCGGGCGGCGTAGCCCATGTGCTAGGGTATGGCGCTGCTGCTTTGGCCCGACTGAGTGCCTTACTGCCCCACGCTCCTGTTTCCTGTTGTTCCGGTCGGCGTGTGCATCCCTGCCTCCTAGAGCGCACACGCGCCGACTGTCACAGATTAAAAGGGGCCgtgcgcccttaattggttagtacACCAATCACCTGTCCCTATAAATaaagcacctgtcctgacattccctgttggagcctctacatgctttcccttagtgtgtggtcccagctcttcgttgttcctgcccgtggttcctgcctcGAGCCCCTCTGTGTTCCTGCTTCATGTGGTTCCAACCATGAGCCCTGCTTTTTGTGGTCCCAGCCGTGAGTCTTGCTGTGTTTCTGTTAGcccacgtgtctccagctgcacctcgcccaccaAAGTTAGCAAacctagccaggggtagcgacctgggggttgcctgctgcAGTGAGCCCATGAAGGAGTGGCGTCACCTACTGGAGGGAGAAAAGAATTCATTTAACGTCTACACAGATCACAAGAATCTCCTCTACCTCCAGACAGCACAACGTCTCAACCTCAGACAAGCCAGGTGGTTACTCTTCTTCTCCCAATTCAACTTTATCATCCATTTCTGTCTGGCAGAGAAGAACATGCTGTAAATGCTAACTTTCTCTCACGGTTGTCTGATGTTCTGGGGCAAGAAGACACACCCTGTCACATCATCCCACCTGAGCGCTTAGTTCCTGTGGCTGCTTCGATTTTGCAAAGTGTTGCAAAACTTATGTGTGTCCTGTGCTTCGAAGGAGAATACTGAAATGGGGTCATGCTCCCTGGGTCACTGGTAATCCTGGTGTTCTGAAGACAGGCAGCTGATCTCTCAACATTACTGGTGGCCAAGTCTTCATAAGTATATCAAGGACTATGTGGCCTCTTGTACCACCTGTGCCAAAAATAAGGTCACTCAATAAAACCTGCCAGCCTACTCCAGCCCTTAGCCATTCCCAATCTTCCTTGGGAACATATTGCCATGGGCTTTGTTACTGGTCTTCCATCTTCTGAAAGTAACACTGTCATCTGGGTAGTTAGGGACCATATTTCTAAGATGTTCCATTTTGTGTATCTTCCCAGCTTGCCTTCCATCCACCAATTGGCCAGTCTTTTCCTTTTGCATATCTTCTGTCTGCATGGTCTGCCCCTGCATATCGTTTCTGACAGGGGACCTCAATTTGTCTCAAGGTTTTGGTGAGCTTTCTGTTCCCAGCTTCAGGTTAAGTTGAATTTTTCTGCAGCTTACCCCCCTGAATGCAACAGACAGGTCGAGAGAGTCAACAAGGTCTTAGGTCACTTTCTCCGCTATCTGTTCTCTGCTCGGCAGGACAACTGGTCTAATCTACTTCCCTGGGCAGAGTTCTCATACAATATCTGGACTCTAATGGCAAATCAACATTCTTCGTTGTTTATAGGCGACACCCTCGACCCCTGTTACCTCTGCCAACTTCCTCCGAGGTATCTGCCATGTATGAACTAATGAAGGATTTTTCGTCCATTTGGGAACAAACATGCCAATCCCTGATGCTTGCCGCCAGTCGCATGAAGTCCCAGgcggacaggaggaggagacctgctgTAACCTTCCCTCCTGGTGACAAGGTCTGGCTGTCTGCTAAATATACAAACCAACAAAAGCACAACTGAACCTCGAACTGATATCAATATAAACAAATCTTTATTGtataaattattaaaaaacacACATGAAATGACTGGGGGCTGCTGGTGGACTCTTTACCTCATTGCCACTCTTGGTAATATACCTCTAACTTTGTTTACAGCTACTACGCTTGTGATATAAGTATTTAGGTGTATGTTTTCTCGATTTAGCAGATAGGATACTACTCACATTTGCATTACACCTTTATGAGTTACCACCATCACCCCCTGCTTGTATGTTCGTTGtcattgtgtgttttttaaccTCTTTTCCAGAAGTGGTTGATTGCTTCATTCCTTTTTCTGCTTTTTGTCATTTCATGTgtgttttttaataatttataCAATAAAGATTTGTTTATATTGATATCAGTTCGAGGTTCAGTTGTGCTTTTGTTGGTTTGCTGTTTAGTAACTAGAACCCTTATTATGTTGGTCTCCTTTACATAATACTTATTTCCCCATTCAGATGTGAGACAATAATAGTAACTGAGTGAGGGAATACTGCTTAACTGAATTTTGGTGTATGTCTGCTAAATATGTACGGCTTAAGATTCCAAACTATAAATTTGGCCCATAATTCCTTGGACCATTGACAGTATTACAGTACATATCTCTCTTaaagcctgtggtcctcaaccggttctcaaGGTAAAACATCTCTCCTCCCCCACAATCAATTTCTTCAGACATCTTCGCCGTGAAAGACGTTCTGGTCATGAAGACAGTTAGAGGGAGACAGTACTTTCTGGTGCACTGAAAAGTTTTTGGTCCTGAAGGGAGGTCATGGGAGCCTGAATCCAACATCAAACCGCATGGGATATTCTGTGTTCTGCTATATTGGGACGCCGTATTTGGGTGGTTTGACGATCATTTGTATATGTGTTAAGCATGATATACTTTactgtctctcttttttttttttttcatactcagTCCAACCCCATTTGCTTATTGAGCTTGTTTTTATAGCAAGGCAGCACAAACTTACATCATAGGTTGTTGCTGTTTtctgattttaaatgtttttattctttgtAGACGGTGATAAATAAGCTATTTTATTACAAGATTTCAGGAGTGCGCTTGACTCACTATATCCTCTATTCCTCTATCCTCTCTTTTGCATATTGATCTATAGATTATAGGGTAGTAAGCAGCACCCACCTAATCATTTAGCCATATTTGTGGTGCCCACCTTGTCCTATAACATTATTTCTTGACCAGTCCAAGAATAACAATGAATTATTACAATACTAGTTTATAACAAACATCTCTCAAAGTGCAATAAAACCATTAATTAATCTAAACACCGTCTTGTCTCTTCGCTATATTCCCCAGTCTAGTCGTCATGGGAGAATCCTCTATGTTTTCCATATACTATAAAAGACACCAAGATCTTGAAAATTCAATTGTTTGTCAGAGAAGAGCGAGCAGTCCTTTTAAATCACATCAGCTGAATTTACATACGGAATCTAAGACTTGCTGTGACCGCCCTCCAACAGAAACCATTTCTAATAAGAATTTAATACCTAATTATTATGTGATTCATATCAGATATATGTATCCACGTTTGTGtgctacttttattttttttaagtttattgtAGAAATATATTCATAGATATTCACTAACATATTAATGATGTGTAAGGAGAATCAGACACAGGTCACTCAGATACGGCTCCTTGGATTCCAGAATCTCCACAAATACAGGTCTCTTTTATTCATTGTGTTCCTCCTGACTTATCTATTTATACTTGTCGGAAACCTTCTTATTATCCTCTTAGTGACCATTATCGATCACCTCAAAACCCCAATGTTTCTATTCCTCAAACACTTATCCATAGCTGACGTCTCACTAACCACCACTGTTGTCCCTATGATGTTGGACATAATATTTGCTGAGGAGGGTGCTTTGCCCTTTTGGGGTTGTATAttacaattatatttattttgtatatttggATTTGTTCAATGTCTCATCATTGCCGTCATGTCCTATGATCGATATTTGGCCATTTGTCTTCCATTACGTTATTCTTCATTGATGAGTCCAGAGATTTGCCTCCAGCTTGTTACAGGTTCATGGGTTTTAATGAGTTTATTAATATCAAGTGAGATTTTTGTTCTTATCCAATTTGCCTTTTGTGGCTTGAATTCCATTGACCACTTCTTCTGTGACTTTGGTCCCGTGGTGGAATTGGCCACTTCGGACACTTCTGCTCTAATGATGCAAGACTTTGTTCTTTCCACCCTTTTCATATTTTTCCCATTTGTTTTTATCATAATGacctatatttgtatttttttctccATCTTAAAAATGTCTTCAACTTTCGATAGGAGAAAAGCCTTCTCTACTTGTAGTTCCCACCTGgtcacagtgtgtatgtattacGGGACTCTAATCACAGTTTACATGGCTCCATCTGATCAGAGCTCATCCTATATCAATAAATACAGATCTCTGTTGTACATAGTAGTGACCCCACTGATGAATCCCATCATCTACAGCCTGAGGAGCCATGAGATCAAGAGAGCCATGCAAAAAATCATCAGCCGTATCCTTCAAAATGTATAGACATAGAAAGGTACAATACTactgtaagttaaaaaaaaattaattaaaaaatctcctTTGCAGGAAGTATTGCCTGACTAGTGGATATAATAAAACAATCACACTATATAGCTTTCTGTCTAAGTGTTATTAGGGACAGAGGTTTGGTACAAACATATTTTAGACATCAGTCATACAACTTTGGGCAATAGTTTGGAGAAGGATTTCTCCTGATCCAGCATTACTTTAGACAATGAACGTTTAGGGAGCTCCATAAAGACAAGTGATGATGAGTTTGGTGCGGAGGACTGAGCTCTGGTGAAGTTAGATTGTGAGCTCGGCCTCCTTCCCCAACAATAGCACAGATAGACACAGACACACTAAAAATCATCTTTCTAAAAGAGTAGAAGGTGTAATAGTCACAAAAGATGGGCAACACCAACGGATAGCCCAGGAGGCTTACACAGGTTTGATGGTTAGgaacagggctggactgggactaaaaatcagccctggcactccaacctcagcagcccacataccatattatTTGTGATATATTATGGATAGCGGTGTACAATACACGCtgcagcaaattctgcttcaatcGGCCAAGTTCGTCACTACTCACTGCCAATTAgtggccgctctgcccctttaaaatccttCGTACAGCAGACATGCCACACACAGGCACGTCTGCTGAACTCTACCCCtgacggctgacgtcacttccggacgTGCCGCAGAGGAGCCCGGAGATCAAAGGAGAAGATGCTCCATGCACCATGCTCCAGTCCCCAGCAGCTATTCTCTGCTGAAACCCGGCGGCGGCATCTTCTCCTTtgatctccaggctcctctgcggcacgtccggaagtgacgtcagacgTCAGGGGCAGAGttcagcagacgtgcctgcgcgcgtcACGTCTACTGTACAAAGGATTTTTAAAGGCAGCAGCCCTTAGGTGTGTTTGGGGGTAGTGGGATTGGGAGGCGGGGACTGGAACATATGCCAGCCCAGAACAACCCTGGCAGAGGCTGAGTGAACAGTGCGGCGGTTGGCAGTGCTGTTCACTCAGCCTCTGCAAAGGGCCCGCGGCCCACTGATCAGTAATCTTAATGGCCCAGAGGGCATTTGCCCGctgtgccagattaccaatccgggcctggttaGGAATCCAACACATGAAGTCTGATCTCATCAAGTTTATAGAGAAATAGAAAATGTATGATTacggtatactgtacatgtaaaacaaaaaaaccaaaaaaaaacattaatatgCTTAAGGAGGCCTTAGAGGGCATATCCTAAAATTACAATTTATTTTCTATCTATATGATTATTCATGTCTAGCTGATAAGAGAACGACTGCAAAGACAAGGACTCTTACTGCTCTTAACTCAAAAAAAGGACTGATGTATCATCAGCAGATTAGCTACCCAGTGACGTTTCTCTCCGTGTAGTGGttgtgatgtgtaactgcagctctgctcctgGTCAACTGAAAACCAAGACACTTATGGAATGGCAGGAACTGTGAGCAGTCTGGAGAGGGCAGGGGAGCCCTTCGTTGTGGATATACAGTAGGTGTGGGTTTCCAGAGATGTCAACCGCATATAAGGGGTAATTTATGTCATATTCTGTGGATATAGAGCACGCAATATGCTATATAAATTTGGTGTGCTGGTTATTCTCCTATGATTGTAGAGAAGACAGGCAGATAGGCACTGCATGTTACAGATGGTAGACAAATCGACCTTTATGGTCAGTGGACTGCAGACGTGCAGTATGCTGTCACTGCTTTTCATTCTCTGAGATTCATCGATAAACTCCATAACCAAAAGGCACCATAAAAAAGGGAATGGGTGAATCTGTAGATGGCTGAATCCCCCGGCAAACAgtcatcagcttacattgtgcaTCATTCATTATATTCTTAATAtacgccataataataataataataataataataataataataataataataataataataatagtaataataaaaataaaatactataatttaatatctttttttatttttgtataatatatatctatttCAGTCTGTGAGGTTACTTAGTCACTCATTATAACACAGACTTGTTCGCTGTCAAAGGTGTAATATGAATTTCTAGCTTTCACACTATATAGCACAACCATGAAGAGAGGGGTTGTAGCTCTTGAAACGTGTTGTTATTCAAATATAACCTGTTCATCTATACCGGAGTAGGATTTCAACAATATGTCAGCTGGGAGGACCATTTGCTGCGGATTCATCGCTCTAAAGATTTCCCTTTTTCCCACTCTTGACACATACAGAAGAGCACTTACTGTATGTCTACATAAAGAGGGTACCTATGTCTACCTACTATGGGAAGGTGATCATTAATATCTACCTTCTTGGGAGACCTGACAGCCTTGGCAAACCAGGGTTTATTTCCTAATTGAATTTGAAATTTAGTTTGAAAATTTAGTTTTAATTTGAAATTCGACATTGGTGGGAAGATGGCACCTGACACTATAATTAAATGGGTATTcggctcaaacataacttttcatatgttggtgagactaacaattcattccatacttgttacaacatggatgccagtaaaggcccagcagtagtctacatggatgccagttaaggcccagcagtagccaacatggaggcaagggcaggcacagcagtagtcaacatggatgccagtaaaggcccagcagtagtctacatggatgccagttaaggcccagcagtagccaacatggaggcaagggcaggcacaccagtaatcaacatggatgccagttaaggccaagcagtggcccaacatggaggcaagggcaggcacaccagtagtcagcagtagtcaacatggatgccagttaaggcccagcagtagccaacatggaggccagttaaggctcagcagtagccaacatggaggcaagtaaaggcccagcagtagtctacatggatgccagttaaggcccagcagtagccaacatggaggcaagggcaggcacaccagtaatcaacatggatgccagttaaggccaagcagtggcccaacatggaggcaagggcaggcacaccagtagtcagcagtagtcaacatggatgccagttaaggcccagcagtagccaacatggaggccagttaaggctcagcagtagccaacatggaggcaagtaaaggcccagcagtagtctacatggatgccatttaaggctcagcagtagccaacatggaggcaagggcaggcacaacagtagtcaacatggatgccagttaaggccaagtagtggccaacatggaggcaagggcaggcacaccagtagtcagcagtagtcaaaatggatgccagttaaggcccagcagtagccaacatagaggcaaaggcaggcacaccaatagtcaacatggatgccagtaaaggcccatcagtagtctacatggatgccagttaaggccaagcagtggccaaaaTGGAAGCAAGGGCAGAAACACCAGTAGTctctagtagtcaacatggatgccagttaaggaccagcagtagccaaca from Dendropsophus ebraccatus isolate aDenEbr1 chromosome 1, aDenEbr1.pat, whole genome shotgun sequence includes these protein-coding regions:
- the LOC138785413 gene encoding olfactory receptor 1-like, whose product is MCKENQTQVTQIRLLGFQNLHKYRSLLFIVFLLTYLFILVGNLLIILLVTIIDHLKTPMFLFLKHLSIADVSLTTTVVPMMLDIIFAEEGALPFWGCILQLYLFCIFGFVQCLIIAVMSYDRYLAICLPLRYSSLMSPEICLQLVTGSWVLMSLLISSEIFVLIQFAFCGLNSIDHFFCDFGPVVELATSDTSALMMQDFVLSTLFIFFPFVFIIMTYICIFFSILKMSSTFDRRKAFSTCSSHLVTVCMYYGTLITVYMAPSDQSSSYINKYRSLLYIVVTPLMNPIIYSLRSHEIKRAMQKIISRILQNV